One Lachnospiraceae bacterium C1.1 genomic region harbors:
- a CDS encoding LysR family transcriptional regulator — translation MNTKILEYVITLAEEKNQSRAAEKLLISQSALSQQIHKLENDIGVKLFRRENGKLALTDEGKIYVNGAEAALKIYYNAINDIRKIRTKKRKQITIVYNKTMLPLFPAIISEYIESHKDIYISTVYGNASIAKEYLYNGMADIAVTATINLSNTLFEYIPLFSDELELVLPASHPCIELFQKNGVDFDILRDEYFILNESDSFIAICVEDFLSSIQFIPKSFCEISDLSTALNMVNNKRGIAFLPASLEKNDESIAFSLDPPIKYHVVLAYRKNLILNQPIRDLIMLMLKKYDFTSTTP, via the coding sequence ATGAATACAAAAATTTTAGAATATGTAATTACGTTAGCAGAAGAAAAAAATCAGTCACGGGCTGCAGAAAAATTACTGATCTCGCAAAGTGCCCTAAGCCAACAGATACATAAACTCGAAAATGATATAGGAGTAAAACTTTTCAGACGTGAAAATGGAAAGCTGGCCCTCACCGACGAAGGAAAAATATACGTCAATGGTGCCGAAGCCGCACTAAAAATCTACTACAATGCGATTAATGACATAAGAAAGATCCGTACTAAAAAAAGAAAGCAGATAACCATCGTCTATAATAAGACCATGCTCCCTCTTTTTCCGGCCATAATATCAGAATATATAGAATCACACAAAGATATTTATATAAGTACAGTCTATGGAAATGCATCTATAGCAAAAGAATATCTGTATAATGGAATGGCTGATATAGCAGTTACTGCAACTATCAATCTATCCAATACCCTTTTTGAATATATCCCGCTTTTTTCCGATGAACTTGAGCTTGTTCTTCCGGCATCCCATCCCTGTATTGAACTCTTTCAAAAAAACGGGGTTGATTTTGATATACTTCGTGACGAATATTTCATACTAAATGAATCAGATAGTTTCATAGCGATATGTGTGGAAGATTTTCTTTCATCTATCCAGTTCATCCCTAAATCTTTTTGTGAAATAAGCGATCTTTCAACCGCATTAAATATGGTAAATAATAAAAGAGGCATAGCATTTCTGCCTGCCTCTCTTGAAAAAAACGATGAATCCATAGCATTTTCACTTGATCCGCCAATTAAATATCATGTTGTCCTGGCCTATAGAAAAAATCTGATCCTGAACCAGCCGATTCGCGATCTTATAATGCTTATGCTAAAAAAATACGATTTTACTTCAACTACACCGTAA
- a CDS encoding L-serine ammonia-lyase, iron-sulfur-dependent, subunit alpha, which yields MSDTLLSKKIMDNYTKILRNELIPAMGCTEPIAIAYASSMARKVLNEEPVHITINCSGNMIKNVKGVKVPNSGGQRGIEVAAALGVVGGDPDKVLEVIAGVTDDDREKTRELVGKDFCDCNYVENVPNLYIQAIVKGKDHEAEVVISEHHTNISLIKRDGKVLMENGNKTDDSETINLGDRSLMKLDSLLDYANQVDLAEVRDILDRQIEMNSAISQEGLDNAWGASVGKTILENFGNNVKTRACAAAAAGSDARMSGCPMPVVINSGSGNQGITVTMPVIIYAKELCVSDEKRMRALIVANLVSIYIKHYIGALSAFCGAVSAACGAGAAITFMSGGDYAHVAKTVTNTLANVGGIVCDGAKSSCAAKIAASVNAAMLAHYMSMKDKSFQPGEGIVETDVEETIKNMGYIGKVGMKPTDKEILNVMTDRVDVNACL from the coding sequence ATGTCGGATACTTTGCTCAGCAAAAAAATAATGGATAATTATACGAAAATTTTGAGGAATGAACTGATCCCTGCGATGGGATGTACAGAACCGATCGCCATTGCATATGCATCATCGATGGCGCGAAAGGTATTAAATGAGGAGCCGGTTCACATTACAATAAACTGCTCCGGAAATATGATAAAAAATGTAAAGGGAGTGAAGGTTCCGAATTCAGGCGGTCAGCGCGGAATAGAAGTTGCAGCGGCACTGGGAGTAGTCGGCGGTGATCCGGATAAGGTACTTGAGGTAATAGCGGGAGTTACCGATGATGACCGGGAAAAAACAAGAGAGCTCGTAGGTAAAGATTTCTGTGACTGCAACTACGTTGAAAATGTTCCGAATCTTTATATACAGGCGATCGTAAAGGGTAAAGATCACGAGGCGGAGGTTGTTATTTCAGAGCATCATACAAACATTTCTCTTATAAAGAGAGATGGAAAGGTGCTTATGGAAAACGGCAATAAGACAGATGATTCCGAGACTATCAATTTAGGTGACAGAAGTCTCATGAAACTCGATAGTCTTTTAGATTATGCAAATCAGGTAGATCTGGCTGAGGTCAGGGATATTTTAGACCGACAGATAGAGATGAATTCTGCGATATCGCAGGAGGGACTTGATAATGCCTGGGGTGCGAGCGTCGGAAAAACGATACTTGAGAATTTCGGAAATAACGTGAAGACTCGTGCCTGTGCGGCAGCGGCTGCAGGATCAGATGCGAGGATGTCTGGCTGCCCGATGCCGGTGGTTATTAACTCTGGTTCCGGCAACCAGGGAATAACGGTCACAATGCCGGTGATCATATATGCAAAAGAGCTTTGTGTCTCGGATGAAAAGCGCATGAGGGCTCTTATCGTCGCTAATCTGGTATCGATCTATATCAAGCATTATATAGGTGCTTTATCGGCTTTCTGCGGAGCTGTAAGTGCTGCCTGCGGAGCCGGCGCGGCGATCACTTTCATGAGCGGCGGAGATTATGCTCATGTTGCAAAAACCGTTACAAATACGCTCGCAAATGTAGGCGGAATAGTCTGCGATGGGGCAAAATCCAGTTGTGCGGCAAAGATCGCAGCCTCTGTGAATGCAGCAATGCTAGCACATTATATGAGTATGAAGGATAAATCCTTCCAGCCTGGTGAGGGCATAGTAGAAACGGATGTTGAAGAGACCATTAAAAACATGGGATATATCGGCAAAGTGGGGATGAAGCCGACAGATAAAGAAATCCTTAATGTCATGACAGACAGGGTGGATGTGAATGCCTGCCTTTAA
- a CDS encoding GGDEF domain-containing protein translates to MERDKLKHRIFFSIFYTIIFLWFILNGIIAHLTEKNQIFFSEGNKFECSENWYDDDGNKFNIKDLSFSKEDLGKKHTVHFQIPSDIELTDNYAICFFSRGMDFKLYMKATENSVYDDPEEYGKQYFYEYTQNSAGMAGPDIGLRMQIIPIYWTDIGNEVSFEIIPMDVTASFMDVSIEESSSYVFSVFRSNLIEVLESLIIIFFGIATFIYTLLTPGIEKYQKTGHYALGAISIAAGFLFVLETRVIQILTGQPEFYTALSYLLIIVIGFELAIFVDSVSQAPHRHFSNLIGILTVVLIAAEFIINRSGYMYYHDMLPISFGIITFDLLMAVYIMFKDINYAKNNSCIQAEYPVYAGIIVTILCLAADVIIYIIKNGRVVDRGAISRGCYLFMIVILIVRAMQTAVRRDKKAMMAEVYRKQARTDAMTGLYNRGAFMEREIELTGKLLSECRSGNCNFRFVVMSLDLNNLKKVNDSIGHAMGDKYIRNGARIISAAVGDAGEIYRVGGDEFMVLIFGENPEKLYQNTVERLKKSVETYNCYNQSEIALSVAYGHSICESDGFCSIYDAEKESDLEMYACKKAMKEGRGKIQNIGWKCS, encoded by the coding sequence ATGGAGCGAGATAAGCTTAAACATCGCATTTTTTTCAGTATATTCTACACTATTATTTTCTTATGGTTCATATTAAATGGCATCATAGCCCATCTTACGGAGAAGAATCAGATATTTTTTTCAGAGGGGAATAAATTTGAGTGTTCGGAAAACTGGTATGATGACGATGGAAACAAATTTAATATTAAAGACCTCAGTTTTTCAAAGGAAGACCTGGGGAAAAAACATACGGTACATTTTCAGATTCCGTCTGATATAGAACTGACTGATAATTATGCCATTTGTTTTTTTTCAAGGGGTATGGATTTTAAGCTTTACATGAAGGCAACGGAAAACAGCGTTTATGATGATCCGGAAGAATACGGAAAGCAGTATTTTTATGAATATACACAGAATTCGGCTGGAATGGCGGGGCCGGATATAGGCTTAAGAATGCAGATAATCCCTATATACTGGACAGATATTGGAAATGAAGTTTCATTTGAAATTATTCCGATGGATGTAACGGCATCTTTTATGGATGTAAGTATAGAGGAAAGTTCGAGTTATGTTTTTTCGGTTTTTAGGTCAAATCTGATCGAAGTTCTTGAGAGTCTGATAATTATATTTTTTGGCATAGCGACATTTATATATACGCTTTTGACTCCGGGGATAGAAAAGTATCAAAAGACTGGGCATTATGCATTGGGAGCTATTTCGATAGCGGCCGGGTTTCTGTTTGTACTTGAGACCAGAGTCATTCAGATACTTACAGGACAGCCGGAGTTTTATACGGCATTATCTTATCTGCTTATAATTGTTATAGGCTTTGAGTTGGCTATTTTTGTAGACTCGGTAAGTCAGGCTCCGCACAGACATTTTTCGAATCTGATAGGGATATTGACGGTTGTTTTGATCGCAGCTGAATTTATTATCAATCGCAGCGGTTATATGTATTATCATGATATGCTGCCAATATCTTTTGGCATTATAACTTTTGATCTGCTGATGGCAGTGTATATTATGTTCAAGGATATAAACTATGCCAAAAATAATTCGTGCATACAAGCGGAATATCCGGTTTACGCAGGAATTATCGTAACAATTCTATGCCTGGCCGCAGATGTGATCATTTATATTATTAAGAATGGTCGTGTTGTTGACCGGGGAGCAATATCCCGTGGCTGCTATCTTTTCATGATAGTCATACTTATAGTTAGAGCTATGCAGACAGCTGTACGAAGGGATAAAAAGGCAATGATGGCAGAGGTTTATCGCAAACAGGCCAGAACGGATGCCATGACCGGGCTCTATAACCGAGGCGCCTTTATGGAGCGGGAAATAGAGCTCACCGGTAAACTTTTATCTGAGTGCCGCAGTGGAAACTGCAATTTCAGATTTGTTGTCATGTCGCTGGATCTTAACAATTTAAAGAAAGTTAATGACAGTATTGGTCATGCCATGGGCGATAAATATATAAGGAACGGAGCCCGGATAATCAGTGCAGCTGTTGGTGATGCAGGAGAAATATATCGTGTGGGCGGCGATGAATTCATGGTACTTATTTTCGGAGAAAACCCCGAAAAGTTATATCAGAACACAGTTGAAAGACTTAAAAAATCTGTAGAAACCTATAACTGCTATAACCAGAGCGAGATCGCCTTAAGTGTTGCCTATGGACATTCAATATGTGAATCAGATGGCTTCTGTAGTATCTATGATGCAGAAAAGGAATCTGATCTTGAAATGTATGCCTGCAAGAAGGCGATGAAAGAAGGCCGCGGCAAAATTCAAAATATTGGATGGAAGTGCAGCTGA
- the thrH gene encoding bifunctional phosphoserine phosphatase/homoserine phosphotransferase ThrH → MYITCLDLEGVLVPEIWIAFSEATGIPELKITTRDEPDYDKLMKYRIGILKEHGLGLKEIQDTIATIDPLPGAKEFLDELRSISQVIILSDTFTQFASPLMKKLGWPTIFCNSLEVADNGEITGYKMRVENGKYTTVKALQSIGFDTIASGDSFNDLGMIGASKAGFLFRTTEQIKKDYPQYPAFESYSELLNAIKEQILKKQ, encoded by the coding sequence ATGTATATCACTTGTTTGGATTTGGAAGGTGTACTTGTTCCCGAGATCTGGATCGCTTTCTCAGAAGCAACAGGAATTCCCGAGTTAAAAATAACCACCAGAGATGAACCCGATTATGATAAACTGATGAAATACCGTATAGGTATATTAAAGGAACACGGACTCGGGCTTAAAGAGATACAGGATACCATTGCAACCATCGATCCGCTCCCGGGTGCAAAAGAGTTCTTAGACGAGCTCCGTTCCATAAGCCAGGTCATTATTCTGAGTGATACTTTTACACAGTTTGCATCACCTCTGATGAAAAAGCTCGGCTGGCCAACTATTTTCTGTAATAGTCTCGAAGTTGCTGATAATGGCGAGATCACCGGCTATAAAATGAGAGTTGAAAACGGCAAATATACAACAGTTAAAGCACTTCAGAGCATTGGTTTTGATACGATAGCAAGTGGTGACAGCTTCAACGATCTCGGTATGATCGGTGCAAGCAAGGCTGGTTTCTTATTCAGGACCACTGAACAGATAAAGAAGGATTATCCTCAATATCCTGCTTTTGAAAGCTACAGCGAGCTTCTGAATGCCATAAAAGAACAGATCCTTAAAAAACAATAA
- a CDS encoding response regulator, translated as MKREFRIIIIGLCTMLFFISVAFFCLYRYMDDQTEKDVRKIASVFLKEKANQEANRFESLTSTRNSQILSMKKELENIDQSLGMEPVYENIKETAKFQELANCSLVDAEGSIETLYGEEIVRLGDSAFLINGLENKEEIIVTGGWSEREQMIIYAVPLELSMSNGNKSIGLLWCKPISVFADLMNLEDENSLVDFYVIRRDMSYVIRSEEESYESVVLKYVKPEGMTEREYLSELKNTISSNGSLLVNTRYINPDEKINIRRSAYIMPLERSNWYLLSIMPYGILDESIEMMGSARTVGMFVALSIITIVLLTVFTIYYMMFKNQMHKLELSREEAIEAREEAINANKAKSDFLSNMSHDIRTPMNAIVGMTAIATEHIDDRERVKDCLKKITLSGKQLLGLINDVLDMSKIESGKMTLNMDVLSLKEVMETICDIVRPQIKTNEQHFDIFISNIISEEVYSDSVRINQVMLNFLSNAMKYTPKGGYINVGLSQEASPKGEKYVRTHLSVKDSGMGMSEEFRQKLFTAFEREDRRRIHKTQGTGLGLAITKYIIDAMGGTISVESEVGLGSTFNVVIDFEKAESAGEDMKLPDWRILVADDNEELCRTAAESLRELGCRPDICMNGRDAIRKVTDSEKNGKDGYFAVLIDYKMDEMNGVETAKKIREIVGNKLPISIISAYDWSDIEEEAKGAYINGFVSKPLFKSTLYYELKKHMNYGNISAETDNEEKETDISGMNILLAEDNDLNAEIAEMILEESGCTISRASDGMIACEMFGKSANGEYDVILMDLRMPNMNGIEATEKIRAMKRADAESVVIIAMTADAFTEDIRNCLDAGMNAHLAKPIDIDQLKKTLNKFRNEKKNK; from the coding sequence ATGAAGAGAGAATTCAGGATTATAATCATTGGATTATGCACAATGCTGTTCTTTATCAGCGTTGCTTTTTTCTGTCTTTATAGATATATGGATGACCAGACTGAGAAGGATGTCCGTAAAATTGCATCGGTTTTTTTAAAGGAGAAGGCAAATCAGGAGGCGAACCGCTTTGAATCGCTCACATCTACCAGAAACAGTCAGATACTCTCGATGAAGAAAGAACTGGAAAATATAGATCAGAGCCTGGGCATGGAGCCGGTTTATGAGAATATTAAGGAAACGGCAAAGTTTCAGGAGCTTGCGAACTGTTCATTAGTAGACGCAGAAGGCAGTATTGAGACTCTTTACGGAGAAGAAATAGTTCGTCTGGGTGATTCTGCTTTTCTGATAAATGGTCTCGAAAATAAAGAAGAGATAATAGTAACAGGAGGCTGGTCGGAAAGAGAGCAGATGATCATCTATGCAGTGCCGCTGGAGCTCTCTATGTCCAATGGAAATAAAAGCATAGGGCTTCTCTGGTGCAAGCCCATATCGGTATTTGCGGATCTTATGAATCTGGAAGACGAGAATTCGCTTGTGGATTTCTATGTCATAAGGCGTGACATGAGCTATGTCATACGGTCAGAAGAGGAATCATATGAGAGCGTGGTATTGAAATATGTAAAGCCTGAAGGAATGACAGAGAGGGAATATCTCAGCGAGCTTAAGAATACAATAAGCAGCAATGGATCGCTGCTGGTCAATACACGGTATATAAATCCTGATGAGAAGATAAATATCAGGAGAAGTGCCTATATCATGCCGCTGGAAAGATCCAACTGGTATCTTCTTTCGATAATGCCTTATGGTATATTGGATGAGTCCATTGAAATGATGGGAAGTGCAAGAACGGTCGGAATGTTCGTAGCTCTGTCTATAATTACGATCGTACTGCTGACGGTTTTTACCATTTATTACATGATGTTTAAAAATCAGATGCATAAGCTCGAGTTGTCACGCGAAGAGGCGATAGAAGCCCGTGAAGAGGCTATCAATGCCAATAAGGCAAAAAGCGATTTCCTGTCAAATATGAGCCATGATATAAGGACGCCCATGAATGCCATAGTCGGAATGACGGCGATCGCCACGGAGCATATAGATGACAGGGAGAGGGTTAAGGACTGCCTCAAAAAGATAACCCTGTCCGGCAAGCAGCTTCTGGGACTTATCAATGATGTGCTGGATATGTCAAAGATCGAAAGCGGAAAGATGACCCTGAACATGGATGTCCTTTCGCTTAAAGAAGTGATGGAGACGATCTGCGATATAGTAAGACCTCAGATAAAGACGAATGAGCAGCATTTTGACATCTTTATCAGCAATATAATATCAGAGGAAGTTTACAGCGACAGTGTCCGTATAAACCAGGTCATGCTGAATTTTCTCTCAAATGCCATGAAATATACGCCAAAGGGCGGATACATAAATGTGGGACTTTCTCAGGAGGCTTCACCGAAGGGCGAAAAATATGTCAGAACACACCTTTCGGTCAAGGACAGCGGAATGGGCATGTCGGAGGAATTCCGGCAGAAACTGTTTACGGCATTTGAACGGGAGGACAGGAGGAGGATACACAAAACCCAGGGTACAGGACTTGGTCTTGCAATCACCAAATATATCATTGATGCGATGGGTGGAACTATAAGCGTGGAGTCCGAAGTGGGACTGGGTTCTACATTTAATGTCGTGATAGATTTTGAAAAGGCTGAATCTGCAGGCGAGGATATGAAGCTGCCGGATTGGCGGATACTTGTAGCTGATGACAATGAGGAACTTTGCAGGACGGCAGCGGAATCGCTCAGAGAACTCGGGTGCAGGCCGGATATATGCATGAATGGCAGGGATGCCATCCGGAAAGTCACAGACTCTGAAAAAAACGGTAAAGACGGGTATTTTGCCGTTCTGATCGATTATAAAATGGACGAAATGAATGGCGTTGAAACGGCAAAAAAGATAAGGGAAATAGTTGGAAACAAGCTCCCGATCAGCATTATATCAGCCTATGACTGGTCTGACATAGAGGAAGAGGCCAAGGGAGCATATATCAACGGGTTCGTTTCCAAGCCCCTCTTTAAGTCAACGCTTTATTATGAGCTGAAAAAACACATGAATTATGGCAATATTTCGGCGGAGACAGACAATGAGGAAAAAGAGACTGACATAAGCGGAATGAATATTCTGCTGGCGGAAGACAATGACCTGAATGCTGAAATAGCGGAAATGATACTTGAAGAGTCCGGCTGCACGATAAGCAGGGCATCAGATGGAATGATAGCATGTGAAATGTTTGGGAAATCTGCAAATGGAGAATATGATGTCATACTGATGGATCTGAGAATGCCGAATATGAATGGAATCGAGGCAACGGAGAAGATAAGGGCAATGAAAAGGGCTGATGCTGAAAGTGTCGTTATAATTGCGATGACAGCAGATGCTTTTACTGAGGACATCCGTAACTGCCTGGATGCCGGAATGAACGCACACCTTGCCAAGCCTATAGATATAGATCAGTTGAAAAAGACATTAAACAAGTTCAGGAACGAAAAAAAGAATAAATGA
- the aguB gene encoding N-carbamoylputrescine amidase, translated as MSLVKAAAIQMNCTKEPMENIEHAERLVRKAAADGAKIILLPELFERNYFCQERRYEYYAFAAETEKNPAVRRFSGLAKELGLTMPVSFFEKDGTVLYNSIAMIDADGSIMGVYRKTHIPDDHYYQEKFYFTPGNTGFKVWNTRYGNIGVGICWDQWFPETARCMALMGADILLYPTAIGSEPILEVDSSGHWRRTMQGHAAANIIPLAAANRYGLETVEPCRENGGQESSLSFYGSSFICDETGDLKVSAGKSGDAVLTAEFDFAKIREERLSWGLFRDRRPECYGMMCN; from the coding sequence ATGAGTTTGGTTAAAGCTGCAGCAATTCAGATGAATTGCACAAAAGAGCCAATGGAAAATATTGAACATGCGGAAAGGCTGGTTCGCAAGGCTGCTGCAGATGGGGCAAAGATCATACTTCTTCCGGAGCTTTTCGAGAGAAATTATTTCTGTCAGGAAAGAAGATATGAATATTACGCCTTTGCAGCGGAGACTGAAAAAAATCCGGCAGTCAGGAGATTTTCCGGGCTTGCAAAGGAGCTTGGGCTGACCATGCCGGTCAGCTTTTTTGAAAAAGACGGAACAGTTCTTTATAATTCGATCGCGATGATAGATGCTGATGGAAGCATAATGGGTGTCTACCGCAAGACACATATTCCGGATGACCACTATTATCAGGAAAAATTTTATTTTACACCGGGAAATACAGGCTTTAAGGTGTGGAATACACGTTATGGGAATATAGGCGTGGGAATCTGCTGGGATCAGTGGTTTCCGGAAACAGCACGTTGCATGGCGCTTATGGGGGCAGACATACTCCTTTATCCTACAGCCATCGGCTCAGAACCGATACTGGAGGTGGACAGCTCCGGGCACTGGAGGCGTACCATGCAGGGACATGCTGCTGCCAATATTATCCCGCTTGCTGCGGCAAACCGTTACGGACTTGAGACTGTGGAGCCTTGCCGGGAAAATGGCGGTCAGGAATCATCGCTCAGCTTTTATGGCAGCAGCTTCATATGCGATGAGACGGGTGATCTGAAAGTTTCTGCCGGAAAAAGCGGAGACGCGGTTCTTACTGCGGAATTTGACTTCGCCAAAATACGTGAGGAAAGATTATCATGGGGACTTTTCCGTGACAGAAGACCTGAGTGCTATGGGATGATGTGTAACTGA
- the aguA gene encoding agmatine deiminase, with product MVIKNSDPSRDGFHMPGEYERHHGTLLIWPTRPGSWGTDPFGAQKAFTEIAKALSPHEKVCFLADKEHIKEAREALGGNAEVIEIPTDDSWARDVGPTFVSNGSEIRGINWKFNAWGGEYDGLYAHWGKDDEAAAKFCDAMGKDYYDFSDFVLEGGSIHCDGEGTLLVTEACLLSKGRNPDLSKEEIEEKLKTALGVKKILWLPRGIYNDETNEHVDNVCCFIAPGEVVLAWTDNEDDPQYELSKADLDYLESETDAKGRKIRVHKLPVPDIPICVEAADMSYEFEEGEDTREEGERLAASYVNFYFGNDVVLVPQFGGENIESDKRALDIMTELCPEREVIAVDSRAVLLGGGNIHCITQQIPDFE from the coding sequence ATGGTAATAAAAAACAGCGATCCTTCGAGAGATGGATTTCACATGCCGGGGGAATATGAAAGGCATCATGGGACTCTTCTGATCTGGCCTACGAGGCCGGGAAGCTGGGGGACAGACCCTTTTGGGGCACAGAAGGCATTTACGGAAATAGCAAAGGCATTATCGCCGCATGAAAAGGTCTGTTTTTTGGCGGATAAAGAGCATATTAAAGAGGCTCGTGAAGCGCTTGGCGGAAATGCGGAAGTCATAGAAATCCCGACGGATGACTCCTGGGCGAGAGATGTTGGCCCGACTTTTGTTTCCAATGGATCGGAGATCAGGGGGATAAACTGGAAATTTAATGCCTGGGGTGGAGAATATGACGGACTCTATGCTCACTGGGGAAAAGATGATGAGGCAGCAGCAAAATTCTGTGATGCAATGGGTAAGGATTATTATGATTTCAGCGATTTTGTATTAGAGGGCGGATCGATACACTGTGATGGTGAGGGAACTCTTTTGGTAACGGAGGCCTGTCTTTTGAGTAAAGGCAGAAATCCGGATCTTTCGAAAGAAGAGATCGAGGAAAAGTTAAAGACTGCTCTGGGCGTAAAAAAAATCCTCTGGCTTCCAAGGGGGATTTACAATGACGAGACCAACGAACATGTTGATAATGTCTGTTGCTTTATTGCACCCGGAGAGGTAGTACTCGCATGGACAGATAATGAAGATGATCCTCAGTATGAGCTTTCTAAAGCTGATCTTGATTATCTCGAGAGTGAGACAGATGCAAAAGGCAGAAAAATCAGAGTACACAAACTTCCGGTACCCGATATCCCGATCTGTGTAGAAGCAGCTGATATGAGCTATGAATTTGAAGAGGGAGAGGATACCAGGGAAGAAGGCGAAAGACTGGCTGCGAGCTATGTGAATTTCTACTTTGGAAATGATGTCGTATTAGTTCCGCAATTCGGTGGTGAAAATATTGAAAGTGATAAAAGGGCGCTGGATATTATGACGGAGCTCTGCCCTGAAAGAGAAGTCATCGCGGTTGATTCGAGAGCGGTTCTCTTAGGTGGAGGAAATATTCACTGTATAACCCAGCAGATACCCGATTTTGAATAA
- the nspC gene encoding carboxynorspermidine decarboxylase — MKDKELATPVYLVDEAKIIKNLEILHKVEEDTGCHILLAQKAFSMFKLYPLINKYISGATASGLFEARLAHEEMGGENHVFCPAFTESEMKEIVKICDHISFNSLRQLEVHRRIWENAPVSVGLRINPEFSTQEGHEIYDPCAPGSRLGIRLADMPEHLPEGVEGIHFHTLCEQGAEPLTETVKAVESCFSTYLKEAKWINLGGGHHISKAGYNIDLLEKTIKHLINEYSLEVYLEPGEAIALDAGYLYTRVMDIVDNTMPILILDASAACHMPDVLEMPYRPPLRDSGEPGEKKFTCRLASRTCLAGDVIGDYSFDKMPEIGDTLIFEDMAIYSMVKNNTFNGIPLPDIALMHENGDCELIKRFGYNDFKERLS; from the coding sequence ATGAAAGATAAAGAACTTGCGACTCCGGTCTATTTAGTCGATGAGGCAAAAATAATAAAAAACCTTGAGATACTGCATAAAGTTGAGGAAGACACAGGCTGTCATATACTGCTGGCGCAGAAAGCTTTTTCGATGTTTAAGCTCTATCCGCTGATAAATAAATATATCTCCGGGGCGACGGCCAGCGGACTATTTGAGGCGAGGCTGGCACACGAGGAAATGGGCGGTGAAAATCATGTTTTCTGTCCGGCTTTTACAGAGAGCGAGATGAAAGAGATCGTAAAGATCTGCGATCATATTTCCTTTAATTCTTTACGGCAGCTGGAAGTTCATAGAAGAATATGGGAAAATGCGCCGGTCAGCGTAGGTTTAAGGATAAATCCGGAGTTTTCGACCCAGGAGGGGCATGAAATTTATGACCCCTGTGCGCCGGGTTCAAGGCTTGGCATAAGGCTTGCCGATATGCCGGAGCATCTGCCTGAGGGAGTAGAGGGAATTCATTTTCATACTCTCTGCGAGCAGGGGGCAGAGCCTTTGACCGAGACCGTAAAAGCCGTGGAAAGCTGTTTTTCAACTTATCTTAAGGAAGCAAAATGGATAAATTTAGGCGGCGGACATCATATCAGCAAGGCCGGCTACAACATAGATCTGCTTGAAAAAACTATTAAGCATCTGATCAATGAGTACAGTCTCGAGGTTTATCTCGAGCCGGGGGAAGCCATAGCACTTGATGCAGGATATCTCTACACCAGAGTCATGGATATTGTGGATAACACTATGCCGATCCTTATTCTGGATGCATCTGCGGCCTGCCATATGCCGGACGTACTTGAAATGCCGTATCGTCCGCCGCTCAGAGACAGCGGGGAGCCCGGTGAAAAGAAATTTACCTGCAGGCTCGCTTCCAGAACCTGTCTTGCCGGTGATGTGATAGGCGATTACAGCTTTGACAAAATGCCGGAGATAGGTGATACGCTTATCTTTGAAGATATGGCGATCTATTCTATGGTAAAGAACAATACCTTCAACGGAATCCCGCTTCCGGATATTGCTTTAATGCATGAGAACGGAGACTGTGAGTTGATTAAGCGGTTCGGCTATAATGATTTTAAGGAACGGCTTTCTTGA